One window of Nymphaea colorata isolate Beijing-Zhang1983 chromosome 1, ASM883128v2, whole genome shotgun sequence genomic DNA carries:
- the LOC116249224 gene encoding organelle RRM domain-containing protein 2, mitochondrial, with protein sequence MALRAAAAARTSGFRRLFSISAFSPPPPATPPPPPADPSTNLFVSGLSKRTTTEKLREAFSKFGQVVHARVVTDRVSGYSKGFGFVRYATIEEAAEGIKGMDGKFLDGWVIFAEYARPRQPPQPPANESPSGSYTSY encoded by the exons ATGGCACTGAGGGCAGCGGCGGCAGCTAGGACGAGCGGTTTCCGGCGGCTCTTCTCCATCTCCGCCTTCTCTCCGCCACCTCCGGCCACTCCTCCTCCGCCCCCTGCTGATCCCTCTACGAACCTCTTCGTCTCAG GACTCAGCAAGCGGACCACAACCGAGAAGCTCAGAGAAGCTTTCTCCAAATTTGGTCAAGTCGTGCATG CAAGAGTCGTCACGGACAGGGTTTCTGGTTATTCTAAGGGATTCGGTTTTGTCAGATATGCTACCATAGAGGAAGCTGCTGAAGGAATAAAAGGAATGGATGGCAAG TTTCTCGATGGCTGGGTTATCTTTGCAGAGTATGCAAGACCTAGGCAACCTCCACAACCTCCTGCTAATGAATCACCATCAGGTTCATACACGAGTTATTAG